A window from Pseudonocardia cypriaca encodes these proteins:
- a CDS encoding methyltransferase, whose protein sequence is MHPPSVSWREGGVLRRARWLTADGRRPPAPVHVVGDDLSADRACRLAADGAGLLWWGDHHNARTLLDAMARRIDRAADRRRQLPPAAEFHRQRQHRARRAHLLGAVLVELGAGHLLDLPRAPDVAAACREVYGPSDTSAVLALRELIGVQSAHEWRRTGIPVPALGARIHPHHGVFAPTRTDYVDLVAQAPLPPARRAFDIGTGTGVLAALLLHRGVPTVVATDIEARAVACARENLDRMGFAERSTVLQRSLFPPGRADLVVCNPPWMPGPPASALEAGIYDRRGAMLSAFVRGLPDHLTQRGEAWLVVSDLPELLGLRDPATVPALVSAAGLVVLDRLTARPATRARPDDDPLAGLRGRETVALWRLGR, encoded by the coding sequence GTGCATCCACCTTCCGTCTCCTGGCGGGAAGGCGGCGTCCTACGGCGAGCACGCTGGCTCACCGCCGACGGCCGCCGACCGCCCGCCCCCGTCCACGTCGTCGGCGACGACCTGTCCGCCGACCGCGCGTGCAGGCTCGCCGCCGACGGTGCCGGTCTGCTCTGGTGGGGCGACCACCACAACGCACGCACGCTGCTCGACGCGATGGCCCGCCGCATCGACCGCGCCGCCGACCGGCGCCGGCAGCTGCCACCCGCCGCGGAGTTCCACCGGCAGCGGCAGCACCGTGCCCGCCGCGCCCACCTGCTGGGCGCCGTACTGGTCGAGCTGGGCGCCGGCCACCTGCTCGACCTGCCCCGGGCCCCGGACGTGGCCGCCGCGTGCCGGGAGGTCTACGGACCGTCCGATACGTCGGCGGTGCTCGCGCTGCGCGAGCTGATCGGCGTGCAGAGCGCCCACGAGTGGCGCCGGACGGGCATCCCGGTCCCGGCGCTCGGTGCGCGGATCCACCCCCACCACGGGGTCTTCGCACCGACCCGCACCGACTACGTCGACCTGGTCGCGCAGGCTCCGCTCCCGCCGGCACGGCGGGCGTTCGACATCGGCACCGGGACCGGTGTGCTGGCCGCGCTCCTGCTGCACAGAGGGGTGCCGACGGTCGTGGCCACCGACATCGAGGCCCGCGCCGTCGCCTGCGCGCGGGAGAACCTGGACCGCATGGGGTTCGCCGAGCGATCGACGGTGCTGCAGCGCAGCCTGTTCCCCCCGGGGCGCGCCGACCTGGTGGTGTGCAACCCGCCCTGGATGCCGGGCCCCCCGGCGTCGGCGCTGGAGGCGGGCATCTACGACCGGCGCGGCGCGATGCTCTCGGCGTTCGTCCGCGGGCTGCCCGACCACCTGACGCAGCGGGGCGAGGCGTGGCTCGTCGTGTCGGACCTGCCGGAGCTGCTCGGGCTGCGCGACCCCGCGACGGTGCCGGCACTCGTCTCGGCGGCCGGCCTGGTCGTACTGGACCGCCTCACGGCCCGCCCCGCGACCCGGGCCCGGCCCGACGACGACCCGCTCGCCGGGCTGCGCGGCCGGGAGACGGTCGCGCTGTGGCGGCTCGGTCGGTGA
- a CDS encoding anthrone oxygenase family protein — protein sequence MRPRLRVPLRTAAEVGLAHWFFGNLYEEVTGMPARIAEHPPAGGPFAPGSPVRYYLPAAPLTLAATFACVATGWGRRRDRPALAAAGLLATAGAAMTAHLVRAVNLPLLDGGEEDRAERQRLVRHWHAVNRVRLLVVAGAAVALRAGTRR from the coding sequence ATGCGGCCACGCCTGCGCGTCCCCCTGCGAACCGCGGCCGAGGTGGGCCTCGCGCACTGGTTCTTCGGGAACCTGTACGAGGAGGTGACCGGGATGCCGGCCCGCATCGCCGAGCATCCCCCGGCGGGCGGCCCGTTCGCGCCGGGCAGCCCGGTCCGCTACTACCTGCCCGCCGCGCCGCTCACCCTGGCCGCGACGTTCGCGTGCGTCGCCACCGGCTGGGGACGGCGGCGCGACCGGCCGGCCCTCGCGGCCGCCGGCCTGCTCGCGACCGCGGGGGCTGCGATGACCGCTCACCTGGTGCGCGCGGTCAACCTCCCGTTGCTCGACGGCGGCGAGGAGGACCGGGCCGAACGGCAGCGGCTGGTCCGCCACTGGCACGCGGTGAACCGGGTCCGGCTACTGGTCGTCGCCGGGGCGGCCGTGGCACTGCGGGCGGGCACCCGCCGCTGA
- a CDS encoding YybH family protein, with product MSGSRDVAREPEDLSCLFVERANAGDVAGLVALYEPDAVLATPDGGEVRGEAEIHRFYSDLVASAPRFAAGAQHPALRLGELALTATRLPGGAGATAEVARRQPDGTWRWVLDRPNVT from the coding sequence GTGTCCGGAAGCAGGGATGTCGCCCGGGAACCCGAGGACCTGAGCTGCCTGTTCGTGGAGCGCGCCAACGCGGGCGACGTCGCGGGCCTGGTGGCGCTGTACGAGCCGGACGCCGTGCTGGCCACGCCCGACGGCGGGGAGGTGCGCGGCGAGGCCGAGATCCACCGGTTCTACTCGGATCTGGTCGCGTCGGCACCGCGCTTCGCGGCGGGCGCGCAGCATCCGGCACTGCGCCTCGGGGAGCTGGCGCTCACCGCCACCCGCCTGCCCGGTGGCGCCGGAGCCACCGCGGAGGTCGCGCGGCGGCAGCCCGACGGCACGTGGCGCTGGGTGCTGGACCGACCGAACGTCACGTAG
- a CDS encoding FMN-binding negative transcriptional regulator, with amino-acid sequence MYVPTQFAPDEDDVQLLLARHRAADLITAGPDGLEATMLPLFHDRDHGTLLGHFARNNDHWKRADGQRGLVIVRGPDSYISPNWYPSKAEHGRVVPTWNYVTAHVHGPVTVHDDVDWVESLVRRLTDAHEAGNPAPWGVDDAPEKFYRGQLRAIVGVEVRIERIDAKFKLSQNRPAADVDGVVAGLRAVGDAAGAEAVATHRP; translated from the coding sequence GTGTACGTGCCCACCCAGTTCGCCCCCGACGAAGACGACGTGCAGCTCCTGCTCGCCCGCCACCGCGCAGCGGACCTGATCACGGCAGGCCCCGACGGCCTCGAGGCCACGATGCTGCCGCTCTTCCACGACCGCGACCACGGCACGCTGCTCGGCCACTTCGCCCGCAACAACGACCACTGGAAGCGGGCCGACGGGCAACGTGGCCTGGTGATCGTCCGCGGCCCGGACTCCTACATCAGCCCGAACTGGTACCCGTCGAAGGCCGAGCACGGACGCGTCGTCCCCACCTGGAACTACGTGACAGCGCACGTCCACGGGCCCGTCACCGTCCACGACGACGTCGACTGGGTCGAGTCGCTCGTGCGGCGGCTGACCGACGCGCACGAAGCCGGCAACCCGGCCCCGTGGGGTGTCGACGACGCGCCCGAGAAGTTCTACCGGGGGCAGTTGCGCGCGATCGTCGGGGTCGAGGTGCGGATCGAGCGCATCGACGCGAAGTTCAAGCTCAGCCAGAACCGGCCCGCCGCCGACGTCGACGGCGTGGTCGCGGGGCTGCGGGCGGTGGGGGACGCCGCGGGCGCCGAAGCGGTCGCGACGCACCGGCCCTGA
- a CDS encoding VOC family protein, translated as MRIRLQQIVIDSREPARLVRFWAALLGGEPVDRADGWAYVVAPGFPPLTFQLVPEAKAGKNRLHLDLEVDPGEIPAAVEQAAELGATPVGGLVVDESGRFHVLTDPEGNEFCFVSD; from the coding sequence ATGCGCATCCGCCTCCAGCAGATCGTGATCGACAGCCGGGAGCCGGCCCGCCTGGTCCGCTTCTGGGCCGCGCTGCTGGGTGGCGAGCCCGTGGACCGGGCCGACGGGTGGGCGTACGTCGTCGCGCCCGGCTTCCCGCCGTTGACGTTCCAGCTCGTGCCGGAGGCGAAGGCGGGCAAGAACCGGCTGCACCTCGATCTGGAGGTCGACCCGGGGGAGATCCCCGCGGCCGTCGAGCAGGCGGCCGAGCTCGGGGCGACGCCCGTCGGCGGTCTCGTCGTCGACGAGAGCGGGCGGTTCCACGTGCTCACCGACCCGGAGGGCAACGAGTTCTGCTTCGTCTCGGACTGA
- the aac(3) gene encoding aminoglycoside 3-N-acetyltransferase, with protein MVERSRFITRADLRADLERLGLRPGDAVLAHGALSKVGRLLNGPDAVIGALLDAVSPGGTVLAYTDWDARYDELLDPDGRVPDRWRAHIPPFDARASRAIRDNGALPEFLRTMPGALRSGNPGASVAALGARAGWFTEDHPLDYGYGPGSPLAKLVEAGGKVVMIGAPLDTMTLLHHAEHLADLPGKRVIRYEVPLATGHGVEWHAVEEFDTGNPVVDGFAEDYFAEIVRDFLASGRGARGVVGEAESVLVDAPEMCAFAVAWMEKHRPH; from the coding sequence GTGGTCGAGCGGTCCAGGTTCATCACTCGTGCCGATCTCCGGGCGGACCTCGAGCGGCTCGGGCTGCGACCGGGCGACGCGGTTCTCGCGCACGGCGCCCTCAGCAAGGTGGGGCGGCTGCTCAACGGGCCGGACGCGGTCATCGGAGCACTGCTCGACGCGGTGTCGCCCGGCGGCACCGTCCTCGCCTACACCGACTGGGACGCTCGCTACGACGAGCTGCTCGATCCCGACGGCCGGGTGCCCGACCGCTGGCGGGCCCACATCCCACCGTTCGACGCGCGCGCGTCGCGCGCCATCCGCGACAACGGCGCGCTTCCCGAGTTCCTGCGCACCATGCCGGGCGCGCTGCGCAGCGGCAACCCGGGAGCGTCCGTGGCCGCGCTCGGGGCCCGGGCCGGCTGGTTCACCGAGGACCACCCGCTCGACTACGGCTACGGCCCCGGTTCGCCGCTGGCGAAGCTGGTGGAGGCGGGCGGCAAGGTCGTCATGATCGGCGCGCCGCTCGACACGATGACGCTGCTGCACCACGCGGAACACCTCGCCGACCTGCCGGGCAAGCGGGTGATCCGCTACGAGGTGCCGCTCGCCACCGGTCACGGCGTCGAGTGGCACGCGGTGGAGGAGTTCGACACCGGCAACCCCGTCGTCGACGGGTTCGCCGAGGACTACTTCGCCGAGATCGTGCGGGACTTCCTCGCGAGCGGGCGGGGCGCGCGCGGCGTGGTCGGCGAGGCCGAGAGCGTTCTCGTGGACGCGCCGGAGATGTGCGCGTTCGCGGTCGCGTGGATGGAGAAGCACCGGCCCCACTGA
- a CDS encoding VOC family protein, whose amino-acid sequence MGALGDVVFDCRHPASLARFWASALDGYRVAPYDDAELARLRAMGVDGPEDDPSVLVEPVAGGGPRLWFTRVPEPKTVKNRVHLDLRAPEVEAEVARLVGLGARVLAEVEDWVVLADPEGGEFCVQPGG is encoded by the coding sequence GTGGGCGCTCTCGGCGACGTGGTCTTCGACTGCCGGCATCCGGCATCGCTCGCGCGGTTCTGGGCGTCCGCGCTCGACGGGTACCGGGTGGCCCCCTACGACGACGCGGAGCTCGCGCGGCTGCGGGCGATGGGCGTCGACGGCCCGGAGGACGACCCGTCGGTGCTGGTCGAGCCGGTGGCGGGCGGCGGGCCGCGGTTGTGGTTCACGCGGGTACCGGAGCCGAAGACCGTCAAGAACCGGGTGCACCTGGACCTGCGCGCCCCCGAGGTCGAGGCCGAGGTGGCGCGGCTCGTCGGGCTGGGCGCGCGCGTGCTCGCCGAGGTCGAGGACTGGGTGGTGCTCGCCGACCCCGAAGGGGGTGAGTTCTGCGTCCAGCCGGGCGGCTGA